The genomic segment GTACCTAATATTTGCATGACTTACATTAAATCATCCTAACAAATCTTCACGAAAACCACTTGTTATCTTAGGACTGACCTGTTTAATGACTGATCTCTTGTTGAGTTTTTCTGCTTTCTTAAGTTTATTCTGCATATCAGCAACTCGTCTGTTCATCTCTCTCTTCTTCCATAGATCTATATGAGCCCCTTCAACATCCTGTACAAAGGTTTCTAAAGATTCCATCACACTGTCTCTGGACTCTGGATTATTTGAAGTCGATACATTGTGAATCTGAAGTTAATAAAATGACAggagaacattttttaaaaaaagctAACGTACTGTGGTCAGCTTGCCATTAatgttaaatacatgtattctggaaaccttgattttgattggctgttgagccctgttaccatggtaaatgCGGACGTGGGCTGCGAGTGAgaattaaaaattaaagaaatatctaACTGAACGATGAATCCCGTGTAACTTTACATAAGATCCCAGGAAAACTAAAGTATTTAAATGAGGTTTATATAATGACTTTGAAAGAAAAAGACTGTGATTAATGCATGGTAAGAGTACACTGTGGTTGACTTATCTCTCAGGAGCAATGAGAAGGAGTGACGTTACAACAAGGGCACAACATGCATCATGAAATGCACAAAAGTGACAGAAAAACCCTTGACATCTTTCTTTCTAAATCACACTAACCTCTGTCTCAAGCTGGCCGAGTCTCTGCAGAAACTTGTTGGAGGTATAGTCAGCTAACATGACATCATTACTGGTCACTACGGTCAGTCTTCTCACACCCTTACTGACCAGCTTCTCAGATACAATGACCAATCTACGGATGTGACCAGTGTTCTGGACATGCCTAGAAAGGACAGAGGAATGATGGGAAGGGATAGAACAAAATGAACTGTCAAAGCCGAATAAACATACTTCCAAAGTCAAGAAGTCAAAATTAAGACCTCCAATCAATAATAATGACAGTTCTGCCTTTGGTGCCAGCTGCTGTTTCCAATGCATTCAAGAAATTACTACTATACAACAAATCAAAGCAAAATTATATTTGCTTTCAAGTCATTGTTTGCTTTTTTCACAAATAAGTATTTAAGTTTTAAGAAACTTTTTTACTTCATGATATATCATAAAAGCTATGTAGAAACAAGTTAcactacatgtattacattttaacattccctaaacaagttttcgcATATTCAagtgatttaaataaataaggaAATAATAAAGTGAGAAAAAGTTttgatatgaaagaaaaaagtaaagggactgttcatttttcttctaGTTGCACAGCATTTGTGGTATACAAATTAAAGAGCCAATGATGACACACACTTTTATAGTAttccttttttaatatcatatttatttcattttatctattttctGTATATCACTATTTAGtaaaactttttgaaatttcattaatttcttactttacattAGATCTGCAGTGTTACATTTTTATCTATTGTGTTTGCTAATCAAATGATCTTCTTGGGGTGGGTCTGGCCCTCAAATGTTTACATGAGAAAATTTTCATGTACACGTACCTCAATGAACTATTCACTGTAAGCAAAGAGCGAAATAAtcaagattacaaaaaaatataagcaGGAGATACTCACGTTCCACCGCAGAGCTCTAGTGATGTCTCCATACCAAGCGCATTCATGTCCCCATTCAATCGACCATCATGATGACTAATACTGACCACTGTGACAGGATCAGGGTATGTCTCACCAGTCATTGTCCGAAGACCCTCTATACAAAGGGCTTTCTGAAGAGGGATAGACTCACGATGGACAGGTAGGGATTCAGAGATGAGGTTGTTGGCAATGCTGGATATCTGTTGTAGCTTTCTGTCTGAGATTGATTTCTATATTCAAACACAATGTACAAATAGAGGATTTCTgaaggtttgcacagcagaaTGGTTTATAGTTCATTATATTGTTAGTCATGACAAAAGTAGTAGAAAATAATCAAGAGTTTTAAAGGTgtgggggcatcgtggtctgGTGGTTAAGACTTGTCTTTCAATATGAGGGACATGGGTTctttcccagccatggcatgtttttcttcagcatattattcattttttatcttgTTTCCATCAATGGGAGAAGTTGAACACACTTGAAGCAATCATGCTCATCCCTCCTTGTACATTGCCCAATTTCTATaaaaattctttttatttttcttctgtaatATAACTATAATCATGACATTTCCAGAGTTAATATTGCTTTACTTTACCCATGTTACTCTTTGTGAAATTCAAAAAGATATTCATAATCtaaggggtgttgcaagaaacttatttGCATATGTCTGGAAATATgcaattgataaataaattttaacaaTAACAAATTGATCCATACTTTCTGTTTCAACAAAACACAGACCagcaatcaattgcaattcaTTGTAGAACTTATGATTGATTCTTGGGACCTAAAATTGATATGCATGTTGACACCTCCTCTATATTTCATGATTACCTCAGCATTGAAATCAAATCTGAACCTGTCTGGCGCCACCATTGACCCCTTCTGTTCAACATGACCCAGGACCTGTCGAAGGGCAAAGTTCAAGATGTGGGTCGCTGTGTGGTTCCTCATCAGTTTCTCTCTTCTATCCTATACATGGATAAAGAGCATGTTTACTGCGGAAATGATAGCATGTTTTAAAATATTAAGACAAGTTCTGATCGAGAGGTTGAATTGAAGAAACTGTTTTAAAGTGGTTGGGAAATGCTGATTATATTTCACCTAATCAATAAGTATATGCTGTAAGAATATGAGTCATCAAAATGATAAGATATTAATGCTAGTTAGCCGAGATACACATAAATGATTTAAACATATTTGAAGAATAATTCTTTGAATTTAAGAGACCTTTTTATCATAATATCCTTTCTAATAATTAAAGACAATCTGACAAGTTATATCTATGACCTCACTCCATGTAAGACTCAACTGCAACTTTCTCAATTCCTTGTTGTTTTGTCCATGAAGAAGTTTGAAGATTAGAACTGAAAAGATTCTCAGGGAGATTACTGCTGCAAGTATGAAAGGAACTTCTTGTAAAGTCTGGATGCAAACCCAGATTTTTCTTCAGAGAATAAACTCCTTCCCTCCAGGAACTTTTTTACTTTCTCGATGTATCATGATCCACTCACTCACCTCATTTACATATAATGTCACATGATCACCGACAGAAACTGCTTCAGCTGTAGTCCCTAGGTGAAGAATGTAACCGCCGTAAGATTGCACATCGTAAACAGAAAACATCAGCTCCTACAAAGGATACAAGTTACATTGACAATATATGTTCAAGAATGGGCATATTAATAGGCAGACAGAAAGGTGGTAGGCAAGACAGCTATCTGTGGCAAAAATAAGTGGGCCGAGTATGgatatgataatatttataaaaaaataaaaaaagccaaatgaaaattgataatttcaCAATATTCTGTCATAAATTTGGCATATGAAAAGTAAACTGAAACCACCTATTCGAGAAAATCAATGATGAAAATTAGGATGAGGAATGCAAAATcatcatttgtaaaaaaaaaaaaaataacaatcatGAGTATGTCACTTACTTCATCGTGAGCCGATACAAAGGATCCTTGATCCCACTGTTGACCACCCTGCTCAGCATAGAAGGTGGTCCTATCCAAGATAATACCACATTCTTGACCACTTTGGATGCTTTCAACAAAACCTTCAGGTGTCTTCAAGGCAAGGATGTGAGAGTGAATAAGAGGGAAAGCTACATTGATTGAAACAAAAAGATAAACATGTTTCATAAGATAACATTTACTGTAAATGACTGAATGTTTTTATATCTTCTATTGACTTGGAACATGCCTTTGCATTTCACTCTTGCATATTCTTCCATATTACAGTTGCACCTTGGTCAAAACTCAATCCAAAATAATTCGATGCAATAACAAGCTCTGCATCTTTTAGAAAACgttgatattattatcattaatatctaAGAGAATATTGTCTTCATAAAGATAAAAAGAACATATTGTATTATTGTATTAAGGAATAATCCTCTTATATCATATTCAGTCGGGTCATATTCACTAGAAGTGCATTTCTCACAATAGCagtgaaatacataaaaaaatacagaagGTACTGAGAGCTTTAAAATTACCCCCTTAAGTCTGGATACAATGGTTAAAATACATGACATTAAAAGTAGCTTAGAAATCTCCTCTTCCCCTCTTGACTATGAGTGAaagcacaaaataaaaatatcaatatcaatatccATGTAAGCTCTAAATTGGCCCTTGTAATGTGTTTCCCTAAGGCAACATTTTTCctccaaaatttaaaaataatcctCCACAAAATGTTCAGAGTGCAAACCAGTTCAGAGAAATACTTACtgtattttccatgttttagATGCTGGTAATTGTATTTATAGGAGTCATCTGTGTCCTTAACAGACTGTTCATGCAGATAATTAATGTCTGTTGTCTCTAGCTTGATGTTTGATAGCAGCTGCTCATTCTTGATCCCTCCTTTTGATGTGATCTATTAAATTAAATAAAGTAAGAGGATTTTGGATCATGGATATGGGGCAGTCATtcaggggaaaaaattacacagaTGCTTACTGAAAATTCATTCTTGAAATTCCCCTCAAGCCCTGGAAATGTTTTCCTTTCCTATACTAACCTTGCAACCTTGCCAGAGaatattttttccttgtcaTCAATAGTTCTACACAATAGGTGTGAATATAATATTTCCATGACATTTACTCTGGCAATGGTGCTCTGATAGAGAATCTCAACATTGAGCCAAACTTCAAACCAAATCCTTATCTAAAGTTCTCATatcattctgaaccaaaaacccTCTGATAAACACTCTTGAGGCTTTTAATTACATGCACTTAGAACTGGAAAGCAACACTGTGACTGCAGGGAAATATGGATACTGTTGTTGACCGATCTCTCAAGATTAAAGCCAAGTAGTGACATTACAATAATAGCGCAGATTGCACACAAGGATTGTAAAATGTGTCAATTGTCTGAGGTGCAGATATTGAGCTTAATACTAAAGACTCACATACCTCTTTTGACTCCATTCTAGACTTTTCAAAGCCCTCTATGTCCACACCAAGTCCATTCTCGTTGGCTATCAGGGTCGTTAGATCAAGAGGAAACCCATAGGCATCATACATCTTCCAAGCAGCGTCACCTACAACGTGCCAAGTAGTAACAAAAATTTGAACCTTGCCTGGCATATTCTGGTCTACGAATATTCAATTagcaaatataaatatgtacttCTCCTCAGGGTCCTGTCCATGGAGGATTAtcctattgttactgggggtgctgagcattgtaacagcacccccagtaacaatacatatacctccgtggccaggtccatgCTTCTCCTAGTTACATATATGCACATCTTGTCTCTCTCAAAACTGTATGATTGATTTTAATAAcaggtatatatatttatgcgCATCTCTCTGGGAGTCTTtgcttaaaataaaatatgataactGATATTAGAATTTAAAAAGTCAGTACTATAGGGGCAGTAGACTATAATCAACAACAATAATTGTATCAGCAATGCCTTCACATTTGCAGAGAGGAGGGATGTTGAATGTTGATGGGACAACAGGAAGGAGGTGGGTATATTTACCTGGTAATACTTTATGTGCGCCGAGTTctattattgttttcttgagATATTTCTCTCCTTTCCTCAGAGTTATTAAGAACTGCTCCTCTTCCCTATTCAGTACATCAGCAATATACCCAGGATTCTCTTCCAATTCAGGAAAGGTGTTCCCCTACAAGAAGAAAATGTATCAACTTGATTACAAATCCTATTGTTATTAAGGTGAAGCAAAAATGTCTCTTTTCTCTtgctttcatattttcttttgatctCTCTCCTCCTTTCCTTCATTAAAACTACTGTTCATCATGTTATTCTAGCAAAATGCATATTtggtacatttaaaaaatcttgcaCACAAATCAATAGCAATGTGCATAGCTGGGTTGCCACACTTGCATCATACTCATATTTCTAGGTCAAAGAAGCGAAAAATTATTTGccaaaatgcataaattttgaCTGTTAATCAATTGTTGAATGTTACTGTTCTTAGAATTTCATTACATCCCAACCTTTCGACCACAACgtattctatctatctatctatctatctattctcTGTCTGTTAATTTCCCTTTCGCAATATATTACCAGAGAGTTAACAACCAGAGGAACGAGACTGCCTAGAATACCAGATGAAGCCTGAAGTTTCTCTGTAGCATACCGTACTGCTCTTCTGATCACTCTCTTTATCACGTACCTACATGTAAGAATAAAAAGCACAGAACAAATTGGATCATGGTCTAATACATGACTTTGAAAATAACCCCAAAGATGCAGGAAGTTCTGCACAATGctatcatattttttatcattcacaAATTTGAGAAAGTTAAATAATAAGTTTTGAAACCCTGAAGTAGCAACCTACATTTATTTGGATATTCTAAATTATCAGGTTTTCAGTGaattacaaattatttcaatactgtaccaatgaataaaaaagtttactttgccaatttgaaaataaagcaaaacagCATAAGCAAATATACCTTGCTCTAAAATGCCTCTCTTAAAGTTTTGGTAAACTTCCCTTATAGTATTGGTCAATATTTCAGTTTATTACTTACCGGTACACTTACATGACTGTGTATGTCCAATAAGTTAACACATGTTTTAAATTggtatattttacaattttacattaattttttttttgatcctgacaaaaatgaaaataaaattttttaaagaattgaaaGGGCTGAAAATTcaggatataataataatatttcttcTATAGCACCTAGCATACAAAGGTACAAAGCACATTATATACAATTTGTAGACTATTTATAAGGAATCATTGAATTTGTACGATAATTGAATGGCATTTATAAAGGGtttaaagagtattcattcttACCCACGTTTCTGAGAGTCTGGTCTACATCCGTCTGCGATGGCCACTGTAAGCATCCTAACATGGTCTGCTACTGCTCTATAGGCTGTGTCAATATGGTCTTGGTCCTTCTCTCCAAATAGACCCTGGTATGGTCTTACAGGACAGGTCTATCAAGAAACAAATGAACGATTTTAATGCAAGCATCCTAACATGGTCTGCTACTGCCCAATAGGCTGTGTCAATATGGTCTTGGTCCTTCTCTCCAACTAGACCTTGGAATGGTCATACAGGACAGGTCtaacaaagaacaaaagaaaggttgtttcACCAAGCTGATGAGCCACCAAATAACATATTAGGAGATTTATTTTGCACCTAACTGCTTCATTTACGTTTAACCATAGCTAGACTTAAAAGGCACCTCGATATAtcaaattcattattatttttttgttatttattgaatttcatgtaaaggaaaaaaaatgtggtttttgcataaattaacataatttctatgaaataaaatcatattattttggaaaaatgaataacacagccttgtagattacaccCCACAATACAATAGGGCAAATTAGAGCagcaggtggggggggggggttaaatccCCCTTGAAtaccccctctccctcctcTGGCCACAGAAGCCAAACAAAAGCCATCCTGGTTTGGGTTAAATTATTTGTGCACATACTAATGCCTTGCATGACTAACAACCGTGAATAAAGATAGTTAAGATTGTTACCTCTTCCAATGTCTTAATAAGAGGCTGGAATAAGTCTGTATCATAACTGGAAGGCACTCCTTGAAGGATGGATACCAGTCTTTCTAGTCCCATCCCTGTGTCGACATGATGTTTGGGAAGATTGTAAAGACTTCCTGCTtcatttctgaaataaaaaaatgcatttaattAATATTAGATAGTAATGTGTGTATTTTCAATTCAAGCTAAATCCCTACTGAGCCACTCAAACTGTTAATCATTTGTATTCAAGCAAACAATTTTACAATCTTCCGAGGGAAGAAAACTGTATATCATTTTCTACTGAACAGACATGGGTAAAGATAGAATCTTGGAAAAGCATATCTGAAGCAAGATGAGAATTTTGACAGGTAATAGAAATGTCTTCACATATCTGTATTAGTATCATTGTCATTAGTTCATTTACCTCttttaaacatatatatttcacaATGAATAACCAACCTGTAAAACTGCATGAAcacgagattccaaatctctAGTACATCAGGGTCACCAGAGTTGACAAGGTGTGATGAATTTCTGTTGCCATGACGATCAAAGTGAATCTCGGTACAAGGTCCACACGGACCAACAGCACCCATCTCCCAGAAGTTATCTGCCAGGCCAAAGGGAATGACTCTATCCTTAGGAACTCTGGAGGATTGAAAACAAAGgtgaaaaataattcaaatgatgTTAATTAGCAAATAATCACCGTAAGTGAAGGTGATGGGCGAACTAACAGTTTGAAGGCAGGATGGATGTAGGTATCTTTCTGTAGCAAAGCTGATGAAGATTGCGAGTACATTCTGCTAATTGAGTAAATGATAGTTTACCTCATCACCTAAAATATAGAGGTGATTATATGCTCTATGTTTCACATCTGGAACAactatgaaagaagaaaaaaatattcatgaggCTTCTCTTCAATAAGGAATTTTGTTTTGGGGCAAAGAAATTAAGGTTTCATTAAAAAGAGCATGCCAACATTCTATCCAAATCTGAACACCAATAGACTGGAAGGCCAGGCCATGGGGGCAGTGGTCCTGGGAGTCCACATTCAGGCCCTTAGCAAGGGGCAAGTGTGTGATGGCTGCTATTCAGTCAGCAGACTTGATTATCAGGCATCTATAGTGATACTTTTGGTAACCTCTTTTCTCAACTACTGCCCATGACATGTGGCAAAATGCAGAGCTAACCATATTTCCAAGTAATATCTATCTCTTCTAAATGGTACATTTATGAGAAAATTAAGAGAAGACCAGTAATTCCCGATTTGACTTTTggttaaagttaaaaaaaaaaagaaataaaaaagacaatTGCATTGCATTAAGACCAGATGGTGTAAATAAGTTCATGGGCCCTCATGCTGCACACTCAACAGTAATGACCCTGACAAGGTTTGACATTTGACCTGTCAATTTctgataataatatcaatgaaatcTAGCCTAGTACATAGCACAAAATGGTGGGGGAGGTGAGCACTCACCCTAAATCTAACCATATTTGTCTTGTTGCCTCATCAGCTTCTAGCTGTAGCTCATTGTGTCCCTTGAAGTAGGTGAAGTAGAGATTCTCAATGGGTAGTCTGTATACACTGGTTAGCAGATCCAGGGCCATGGTGCATGCTTCTTTCTGCGATCAACACAAAAGTGAAGCATGAATGCATGGTGCATTGCACAAATTGCTCATGCCTCTATTTTtctaaaacaaatacatgtagggtTCAGGGTGGGATAGGGTTTTAGGTTTAGAAAAGTATGAGAATTTGGATTTCGATAAGGGTTACATCTTGGGCTAACATAAGGTTTACAAGCACATTTGTCTTTACATGGACATTTTCACCAGATCAAATGTCATAGAATAGCATGCTAATGACTTCAGGAATATATGACTACTCAGTCACATGATATTGAGAGTTATAAAAGGACCAGAACAGAAGTTTGAGGACAAAAGGGAAGACAAATTGATTATTTAATTGCTACATGATCAAGAACTATCAAATGTCTGAATTCAAGAAATTGTATTGGAACCAGGTATAATTTATGTTGAGCAGATGattcaaccaaaaaattacacgggggcggcgggcgaattcgccccggaaagtccaaaaagagccccggaaaagggctaaaaacattcacacgagggcgactgcaaaactcataatcgcccccgtcAACATTGGGAGCCAGCGCCGGGTAATCGAGTCTACCCGATTCTCAATGCCAGAGTCCGGGAGTCGACCCTGATCTCTGGAGACTCGAGTACCAAGCGGCGGCGGTTCTGAGATAAAAGGACTCGAGTCTTTGCCATGCTCTCTCATTCATGGACGAAAATCGGCCCCAGCTAGCGCCGACTCTCAGCGCCGAATCCAAGCactgagataaaataaatgtagaatttGGAGCTAGCCGAAGAGTGTATACTTCGAGCAGAACGTTTCTCTGCTTGGAGCCTGCAGTATTTATACCGTGTACATTAGGCTCAGTGTGCATGACTGCATGTGGTATGGGGATGCATCGTGTGCATTGTGTGTAGTGTGTAtttctgtgtgtgtgactgtaaaATGCCAGT from the Lytechinus pictus isolate F3 Inbred chromosome 1, Lp3.0, whole genome shotgun sequence genome contains:
- the LOC129257744 gene encoding alanine--tRNA ligase, cytoplasmic-like isoform X2 → MSGLCAFTPARKMAALRAAGTVHHYPRYYRLATQLSSKHFLRCSSLDDQKPIAKVHTSPNTSAGLLRPGQSREFLPAGEVRKMFLDYFQGPNDHVFVPSSSVIPYGDPTLLFTNAGMNQFKDIFQGTIRPDMVQNCYRRVVNSQKCIRVGGKHNDLDDVGKDITHHTFFEMLGNWSFGDFFKKEACTMALDLLTSVYRLPIENLYFTYFKGHNELQLEADEATRQIWLDLGVPKDRVIPFGLADNFWEMGAVGPCGPCTEIHFDRHGNRNSSHLVNSGDPDVLEIWNLVFMQFYRNEAGSLYNLPKHHVDTGMGLERLVSILQGVPSSYDTDLFQPLIKTLEETCPVRPYQGLFGEKDQDHIDTAYRAVADHVRMLTVAIADGCRPDSQKRGYVIKRVIRRAVRYATEKLQASSGILGSLVPLVVNSLGNTFPELEENPGYIADVLNREEEQFLITLRKGEKYLKKTIIELGAHKVLPGDAAWKMYDAYGFPLDLTTLIANENGLGVDIEGFEKSRMESKEITSKGGIKNEQLLSNIKLETTDINYLHEQSVKDTDDSYKYNYQHLKHGKYTFPLIHSHILALKTPEGFVESIQSGQECGIILDRTTFYAEQGGQQWDQGSFVSAHDEELMFSVYDVQSYGGYILHLGTTAEAVSVGDHVTLYVNEDRREKLMRNHTATHILNFALRQVLGHVEQKGSMVAPDRFRFDFNAEKSISDRKLQQISSIANNLISESLPVHRESIPLQKALCIEGLRTMTGETYPDPVTVVSISHHDGRLNGDMNALGMETSLELCGGTHVQNTGHIRRLVIVSEKLVSKGVRRLTVVTSNDVMLADYTSNKFLQRLGQLETEIHNVSTSNNPESRDSVMESLETFVQDVEGAHIDLWKKREMNRRVADMQNKLKKAEKLNKRSVIKQVSERLNEEFRLGDKNPLCVIGMAGNSIDNKVLLKIQQSLEDDFGSTPIMLFSTDKEKAYCICRVPQEFVSRGLHASQWMDFVMSEMEGKGFGSETFARGRGLASYSLEECKEKARQYVVQRLEEDT
- the LOC129257744 gene encoding alanine--tRNA ligase, cytoplasmic-like isoform X1, which produces MRATLRPNSTANLSIIVLSLKMSGLCAFTPARKMAALRAAGTVHHYPRYYRLATQLSSKHFLRCSSLDDQKPIAKVHTSPNTSAGLLRPGQSREFLPAGEVRKMFLDYFQGPNDHVFVPSSSVIPYGDPTLLFTNAGMNQFKDIFQGTIRPDMVQNCYRRVVNSQKCIRVGGKHNDLDDVGKDITHHTFFEMLGNWSFGDFFKKEACTMALDLLTSVYRLPIENLYFTYFKGHNELQLEADEATRQIWLDLGVPKDRVIPFGLADNFWEMGAVGPCGPCTEIHFDRHGNRNSSHLVNSGDPDVLEIWNLVFMQFYRNEAGSLYNLPKHHVDTGMGLERLVSILQGVPSSYDTDLFQPLIKTLEETCPVRPYQGLFGEKDQDHIDTAYRAVADHVRMLTVAIADGCRPDSQKRGYVIKRVIRRAVRYATEKLQASSGILGSLVPLVVNSLGNTFPELEENPGYIADVLNREEEQFLITLRKGEKYLKKTIIELGAHKVLPGDAAWKMYDAYGFPLDLTTLIANENGLGVDIEGFEKSRMESKEITSKGGIKNEQLLSNIKLETTDINYLHEQSVKDTDDSYKYNYQHLKHGKYTFPLIHSHILALKTPEGFVESIQSGQECGIILDRTTFYAEQGGQQWDQGSFVSAHDEELMFSVYDVQSYGGYILHLGTTAEAVSVGDHVTLYVNEDRREKLMRNHTATHILNFALRQVLGHVEQKGSMVAPDRFRFDFNAEKSISDRKLQQISSIANNLISESLPVHRESIPLQKALCIEGLRTMTGETYPDPVTVVSISHHDGRLNGDMNALGMETSLELCGGTHVQNTGHIRRLVIVSEKLVSKGVRRLTVVTSNDVMLADYTSNKFLQRLGQLETEIHNVSTSNNPESRDSVMESLETFVQDVEGAHIDLWKKREMNRRVADMQNKLKKAEKLNKRSVIKQVSERLNEEFRLGDKNPLCVIGMAGNSIDNKVLLKIQQSLEDDFGSTPIMLFSTDKEKAYCICRVPQEFVSRGLHASQWMDFVMSEMEGKGFGSETFARGRGLASYSLEECKEKARQYVVQRLEEDT